One Staphylococcus ratti DNA segment encodes these proteins:
- the recU gene encoding Holliday junction resolvase RecU, whose product MNYPNGKPFNPNQTRGGIMNRERRSKIEYGGRGMSLENDIERSNQFYIKNKQAVIHKKPTPVQVVHVDYPKRSQAVIKEAYFRTPSTTDYNGIYKGFYIDFEAKETKNKTSFPLQNIHEHQVKHMKQVLSLGGIVFLLIRFKMQDEVFLLPFKHFLPFWERCQQGGKKSISVEEIQENSYYIPYQYQPRLNYLNAVDKLILDESEDRV is encoded by the coding sequence ATGAATTATCCTAATGGTAAGCCTTTTAACCCAAATCAGACTAGAGGCGGAATCATGAACAGAGAGAGACGTAGTAAAATTGAATATGGTGGGCGCGGAATGTCATTAGAAAATGACATCGAACGTTCTAATCAATTTTATATAAAAAATAAACAGGCGGTTATTCATAAGAAACCAACGCCTGTACAAGTCGTTCATGTTGATTACCCGAAACGCAGTCAGGCGGTGATTAAAGAGGCTTATTTTAGAACGCCCTCTACAACCGATTACAATGGTATTTATAAAGGTTTTTATATTGATTTTGAAGCGAAAGAAACAAAAAATAAAACTTCTTTTCCATTACAAAATATTCATGAACATCAAGTTAAGCATATGAAACAGGTGTTGTCACTAGGTGGTATTGTTTTTTTATTGATTCGTTTTAAAATGCAAGATGAGGTATTCCTTTTACCATTCAAACACTTTCTCCCTTTTTGGGAAAGATGTCAACAAGGTGGAAAAAAATCAATTTCGGTTGAAGAAATTCAAGAAAATAGTTACTATATTCCTTATCAATATCAACCAAGATTAAATTACCTCAATGCAGTTGATAAGTTGATATTAGATGAAAGTGAGGACCGCGTATGA
- a CDS encoding DUF1798 family protein: MIEQLILINEQIQNRFILAKRGQSFQFDTEIKPFINDVDVIISKFKTYQAKIIQLPYFNEQKFHQLIKLIEETSIECHYATTSTKIFNEKEKVITHDLNYIKQMSESKHV; the protein is encoded by the coding sequence ATGATAGAACAACTTATTTTAATCAACGAGCAAATTCAAAATCGTTTTATTTTAGCTAAACGCGGCCAATCCTTCCAATTTGATACTGAAATTAAACCTTTTATAAATGATGTAGATGTTATTATTTCGAAATTTAAAACCTACCAAGCAAAAATCATTCAATTACCATATTTCAATGAACAAAAATTTCATCAGCTTATCAAACTCATTGAAGAAACCTCCATAGAATGTCATTATGCAACTACAAGCACTAAAATTTTTAATGAGAAAGAAAAAGTCATTACACATGATTTGAATTATATTAAACAAATGAGTGAATCGAAACATGTATAA
- a CDS encoding DUF1273 domain-containing protein, with amino-acid sequence MYKTMYITGYKPYELNIFNETAKEVTYLKKFIAHKLTGYIEDGLEWVLIQGHLGIELWAAECVIDLKSVYPDLKLGVITPFENHTEKWNDTNLLRYQHVIGQADYVNAIYQRPYEGPHQFQAGDQFMLDHTDITVLIYDEEQEASPKFFKRKLVDFTEKTNYTCDIVTFDEITSFINDLQWSEEI; translated from the coding sequence ATGTATAAGACGATGTATATTACTGGCTACAAACCTTATGAATTAAATATTTTTAACGAGACCGCTAAAGAAGTCACTTATCTAAAGAAATTTATTGCGCATAAATTAACAGGCTATATTGAAGACGGACTTGAATGGGTGTTAATTCAAGGTCATTTGGGTATTGAATTATGGGCAGCAGAATGTGTCATTGATTTAAAGTCGGTATACCCCGATTTGAAATTAGGTGTCATCACCCCCTTTGAAAATCACACAGAAAAGTGGAATGACACCAATCTGTTGCGTTATCAACATGTCATAGGTCAAGCTGATTATGTGAACGCTATTTATCAACGTCCCTATGAAGGGCCTCACCAATTTCAAGCCGGAGACCAATTCATGTTAGACCACACTGACATCACTGTATTAATTTACGATGAAGAACAAGAGGCGAGTCCTAAGTTTTTCAAACGTAAGTTAGTTGATTTTACAGAAAAAACAAACTATACTTGTGATATTGTGACGTTTGACGAAATTACAAGCTTTATCAATGATTTACAATGGTCTGAAGAAATTTGA
- the gpsB gene encoding cell division regulator GpsB yields MSDVSLKLSAKDIYEKDFEKTMVRGYRPEEVDAFLDDIIADYQKMADLNSEVIKLSEQNHKLKKEIEDLRIRVASGRSHDNKSFANQSATQNSNVDILKRISNLEKAVFGK; encoded by the coding sequence ATGTCAGATGTTTCTTTAAAGCTATCTGCCAAAGATATTTATGAGAAAGATTTTGAAAAAACGATGGTACGTGGCTATCGTCCAGAAGAAGTTGATGCTTTTTTAGACGATATTATCGCTGACTATCAAAAAATGGCTGACCTTAATAGCGAGGTTATCAAATTATCAGAACAGAATCACAAATTAAAAAAAGAAATTGAAGATTTACGCATTCGTGTCGCATCAGGTCGCTCACACGACAATAAAAGTTTTGCTAACCAAAGCGCAACTCAAAATAGTAATGTCGACATTCTTAAGCGTATTTCTAACCTCGAAAAAGCAGTGTTTGGCAAATAA
- a CDS encoding THUMP domain-containing class I SAM-dependent RNA methyltransferase yields the protein MYQLLAVCPMGLESIVAKEIQDLGYETQIENGRIYFEGDESAIAKANLWLRTADRVKLIVGQFQALTFDELFEKTKALPWETIISEDGKFPVQGRSLKSKLFSVPDVQAITKKAIVERLKKAYHVPGWLEESGANYPVEVNILKDQVLLTIDTSGSGLNKRGYRLKQGEAPIKETLAAALVKLANWTGDTPLIDPFCGSGTIAIEACMIAQNIAPGFNRSFVSESWEMMPSNLYDELRAEADQAADYDREVEIYASDIDPQMIEIAKANADEVGMGDIIRFSVKDVNTLTVNQESPIGIIGNPPYGERIGDRAEVEEMYRYLGTLLHQHSNLSLYIMTSNKEFEYLVNRKATKRRKLFNGYIETTYYQYWAPKK from the coding sequence ATGTATCAATTATTAGCTGTTTGTCCGATGGGACTAGAGTCCATTGTGGCAAAAGAAATCCAAGACTTAGGTTACGAAACACAAATTGAGAATGGTCGAATTTATTTTGAAGGCGATGAAAGTGCGATTGCGAAAGCCAATTTATGGCTAAGAACAGCCGATCGTGTAAAATTAATTGTCGGTCAGTTTCAAGCTTTAACGTTTGATGAATTATTCGAAAAAACCAAAGCACTGCCTTGGGAAACAATTATAAGTGAAGATGGAAAGTTTCCTGTTCAAGGACGAAGTCTAAAATCAAAATTATTCAGTGTTCCTGATGTTCAAGCCATTACAAAAAAAGCAATCGTGGAACGTTTAAAAAAAGCATATCATGTCCCTGGCTGGTTAGAAGAATCTGGGGCGAATTATCCTGTAGAAGTAAATATTCTTAAAGATCAAGTTTTACTTACAATTGACACTTCTGGTTCAGGGTTAAATAAACGCGGCTATCGTTTAAAACAAGGGGAAGCGCCAATTAAAGAAACGCTTGCGGCCGCTTTAGTAAAACTTGCCAATTGGACAGGAGATACACCATTAATCGATCCGTTTTGCGGTTCTGGCACCATCGCAATTGAAGCGTGTATGATTGCTCAAAATATCGCACCAGGTTTCAATCGCTCATTTGTTTCAGAATCATGGGAAATGATGCCTAGCAACTTATATGATGAATTGCGTGCAGAAGCCGATCAAGCAGCTGACTACGATAGAGAAGTAGAAATTTATGCCTCTGATATTGATCCACAAATGATCGAAATCGCTAAGGCAAATGCCGATGAAGTCGGTATGGGAGATATTATTCGATTTAGTGTTAAAGATGTTAATACACTCACTGTTAATCAAGAAAGTCCTATAGGTATTATTGGCAATCCGCCTTATGGTGAACGTATAGGAGATCGTGCAGAAGTCGAAGAAATGTATCGCTATTTAGGTACATTGTTACATCAACATTCAAATCTGTCACTTTACATTATGACAAGTAACAAAGAATTCGAATACTTAGTCAATCGCAAAGCAACGAAACGACGCAAACTTTTTAATGGTTATATAGAAACAACCTATTATCAATATTGGGCTCCAAAGAAATAA
- the rarD gene encoding EamA family transporter RarD, with amino-acid sequence MQESNFKKGVGFAFVAYIIWGTLPLYWSLIKGIDALETLMVRIVLSLVFMLILLPLVKQWGSFKNDLHSLIASPKKLLIIIVSGYVVTLNWGTFIFAIEAGYVLQTSLGYYINPLVSILLAMIFFKERFNRLEWVAILFAFIGVLYMTLKLGEFPFVSLILAFSFGIYGLLKKLVPLNAMSSITIETIVTAPMAIIYFIYMMMYHSLSIGLNMSSFWLLFSGVITAVPLLAFSAGAVRIPLSLMGFIQYIGPTLIFILGVFVFKEPFNMDQFITFCFIWFGIFVYIVSQVIKIIRRPKPLKYQE; translated from the coding sequence ATGCAAGAATCAAATTTTAAAAAAGGCGTTGGATTTGCTTTTGTGGCATATATAATATGGGGGACTTTGCCATTATATTGGTCTCTTATTAAAGGTATTGATGCACTTGAAACATTAATGGTAAGAATTGTTTTATCTTTAGTTTTTATGCTCATACTTCTACCTCTCGTGAAACAATGGGGGTCTTTTAAAAACGATTTACATTCACTCATCGCTTCACCCAAAAAATTACTTATTATTATTGTATCAGGGTATGTGGTCACGCTGAATTGGGGAACCTTCATCTTCGCAATTGAAGCGGGATATGTCCTTCAAACAAGTTTGGGTTATTATATTAATCCTTTGGTTAGTATTTTACTCGCTATGATTTTCTTTAAAGAACGCTTCAATCGCTTAGAATGGGTCGCAATTCTCTTTGCTTTTATAGGCGTTTTATATATGACTCTAAAATTAGGAGAGTTTCCTTTCGTCTCATTAATACTTGCGTTCTCTTTCGGCATTTATGGCTTATTAAAAAAGCTCGTTCCATTGAATGCTATGAGTAGTATTACAATCGAAACTATAGTGACGGCACCTATGGCAATCATTTATTTTATTTATATGATGATGTATCATAGTTTAAGTATCGGGCTCAATATGTCGTCATTCTGGTTACTCTTTTCCGGCGTGATTACTGCCGTCCCACTTTTAGCCTTTTCAGCGGGTGCCGTTCGAATCCCGCTTTCATTGATGGGCTTCATCCAATATATAGGACCTACATTAATTTTTATTCTAGGTGTCTTTGTATTCAAAGAACCTTTTAACATGGACCAGTTTATTACTTTCTGTTTTATATGGTTTGGTATATTCGTATATATCGTTTCACAAGTCATAAAAATAATCAGACGACCGAAACCATTAAAATACCAAGAATAG
- a CDS encoding dynamin family protein, producing MHNEAQLDILYKLKKEVEKSNRTSFVHTINQIIKKVYLEHYTMTFVGHFSAGKSTVINRLIGQDILPSSPVPTTSNTALVTVANESGITANIEGQKYTHLDSYDEVKQMNRENYHVESIDIRFKSENYHNGFTFQDTPGVDSNVQSHSTSTESFLYTSNMVFYTVDYNHVQSALNFQFMKRLNRAHIPVVFVINQIDKHQDSEISFETFKTRVEDSINEWDIDLVQTFYVTKFEHKENQFDELKAFIHAQDEQREPIETYVSRMTQFITQNQSDYLEQEMQDILTRLNLEAQSFDDAYQTHLENQSVNEETKLLNNPTALHETLLDNRKNIIKNAYIMTHDTREHIRHYLESMTKDFKVGGWFNKSKKIEEARASRLDALMQVLQTKVTQEIAKPMQEDMTYLTRFIHDSSLNTRIINQNFEIPSHLVTELYQEQINISNQYVLTFSENLMKQIRQFVLKSSDQLDQDIVESVEVPKQETTETDTNDVYKQYIALRELKHSLDTENYRHYYIHIDDSLDKLIDRTPIKYEPQQSENGMNKIKSQANNASETSASKTKKIEAALEAIHDIPMFQSTKENIQQTLNRMYDQLIKIGVFGTFSAGKSSLINALLGDHYLVSSPNPTTAATTEISYGDTNSITFKTKETLLSEINHVTEIVGYEYETIQAFLNADKSDLKARIDKNRLAFINAVEENYAMYDRLTAQHYTMEIKQDEIRKWSAEDKFATFVKTVHLQLPLDWLKDKIIIDSLGLHSNNQRHTNETEKILTTSDLILYVSYFNHAFTDNDKAFIQHMKDMNQLMENQAFKMVVNATDLAETEEDHQAVLDYVNSALNEVGMSPEIFGVSSRNALKEGDRGIDTLKSSIQYFADIESKSVLASSMQHQLEHIYHALKTMIHDFEQNTSQLNHQKQQLKSIASPQVFENKILKTTAQKTENEIQDQIYHLNERLNIQLLDDVKSVFNGQMTNTDDFKKEKQIASKLFLDQIHQKLYLEQTLMVERLKKFYSAQLNHQLAPTLKALQELHVLVQANEPVQLEQLETAFLKIDLETFVQNLPKQLTKKRMIQANAQKDIQETVKQQTLIQLQKPLESLKAALLKLNETLNQQGADKLEHLEHEAQKEIKEALSYTVDNTLIKQLKTVLPNLKTTLEIED from the coding sequence ATGCATAACGAAGCACAATTAGATATTTTATATAAATTAAAAAAGGAAGTTGAAAAATCCAATCGTACTTCCTTTGTACATACCATTAATCAAATTATAAAAAAAGTTTATTTAGAACATTACACTATGACATTTGTAGGCCATTTTTCAGCTGGTAAATCCACGGTGATCAATCGTTTAATAGGACAAGATATTTTACCGAGCTCTCCTGTACCAACAACAAGTAACACTGCACTGGTCACCGTTGCAAACGAATCTGGTATTACAGCGAATATTGAAGGACAAAAATATACACATCTTGATAGCTACGATGAAGTAAAACAAATGAACCGTGAAAACTATCATGTGGAGTCTATAGATATTCGTTTTAAATCTGAGAATTATCATAACGGATTTACATTTCAAGACACGCCTGGGGTAGATTCTAATGTGCAATCGCATAGCACAAGCACTGAAAGTTTTTTATATACAAGCAATATGGTTTTCTACACTGTCGATTATAATCATGTGCAATCAGCCTTAAACTTTCAATTTATGAAACGTTTGAATCGTGCACATATTCCAGTCGTATTTGTCATTAATCAAATTGATAAACACCAAGATTCCGAAATATCATTTGAAACATTTAAAACACGTGTTGAAGATTCAATCAACGAATGGGACATTGATTTAGTACAAACCTTTTATGTCACTAAATTCGAACATAAAGAAAATCAATTTGATGAACTAAAAGCATTTATCCATGCACAAGATGAACAACGAGAACCCATCGAAACGTACGTAAGTCGCATGACACAGTTCATTACGCAAAACCAGTCCGATTATTTAGAGCAAGAAATGCAAGACATTTTAACACGTCTGAACTTAGAGGCACAATCATTTGATGACGCTTATCAAACGCATTTAGAAAATCAGTCTGTAAATGAAGAGACTAAACTTCTAAATAATCCTACAGCATTGCATGAGACACTTTTAGACAACCGAAAAAATATTATTAAAAATGCTTATATTATGACGCACGACACGCGCGAACACATTAGACATTATTTAGAGAGTATGACAAAAGACTTTAAAGTGGGCGGATGGTTTAATAAATCCAAAAAAATCGAAGAAGCACGTGCTTCTCGTTTAGATGCATTAATGCAAGTATTACAAACAAAAGTAACGCAAGAAATCGCTAAACCTATGCAAGAAGATATGACATATTTAACCCGTTTTATACATGATTCAAGTTTGAACACGCGTATAATTAATCAAAACTTTGAAATCCCATCACATTTAGTGACCGAATTGTATCAAGAACAGATTAATATTAGTAACCAATATGTGCTTACTTTTTCTGAAAATTTAATGAAACAGATTCGTCAATTTGTACTTAAATCTTCAGATCAATTAGATCAAGATATTGTAGAATCTGTAGAAGTTCCGAAACAAGAAACAACTGAAACAGACACAAATGATGTTTACAAACAATACATTGCTTTACGAGAGCTCAAACACTCTTTAGATACTGAAAATTATCGTCATTACTATATTCATATTGATGATTCACTCGATAAACTTATTGATAGAACACCTATTAAATACGAACCACAACAAAGCGAAAATGGTATGAATAAAATTAAAAGTCAAGCTAATAACGCCTCTGAGACGTCCGCATCAAAAACCAAAAAAATTGAGGCTGCATTAGAAGCCATTCATGATATACCGATGTTTCAATCCACAAAAGAAAATATTCAACAAACTTTAAACCGGATGTATGATCAACTCATAAAAATCGGTGTGTTTGGTACATTTAGTGCTGGTAAAAGTAGTTTAATCAACGCTTTGCTTGGAGATCATTATTTAGTTAGTTCACCTAATCCAACTACGGCTGCTACGACTGAAATTTCATATGGCGATACCAATTCAATAACTTTTAAAACCAAAGAAACACTGCTTTCAGAAATCAATCATGTTACTGAAATTGTAGGCTACGAATATGAGACTATCCAAGCATTTTTAAATGCTGATAAAAGCGATTTAAAAGCACGCATTGACAAAAATCGTCTCGCATTTATTAATGCTGTGGAAGAAAACTATGCTATGTACGACCGACTAACAGCACAACATTACACGATGGAAATCAAACAAGATGAGATTAGAAAATGGAGCGCAGAAGACAAGTTTGCGACATTTGTAAAAACGGTTCATCTCCAATTACCTTTAGATTGGTTAAAAGATAAAATTATTATCGATTCTTTAGGCTTGCATTCAAATAACCAACGTCATACAAATGAAACTGAAAAAATCTTAACGACATCAGATTTAATTTTATATGTCAGTTATTTTAATCACGCATTTACAGACAATGACAAAGCTTTCATTCAACATATGAAAGATATGAACCAGCTAATGGAAAACCAGGCGTTTAAAATGGTCGTTAACGCTACTGATCTTGCTGAAACTGAAGAAGACCATCAAGCAGTGTTAGATTACGTTAATAGCGCGTTAAACGAGGTAGGGATGTCTCCAGAAATATTTGGTGTCTCTAGTCGCAACGCCTTAAAAGAAGGGGATAGAGGTATTGATACACTTAAATCTAGCATTCAATATTTTGCAGATATAGAATCTAAATCCGTATTAGCTTCTAGCATGCAACATCAGTTAGAGCATATCTACCATGCATTGAAAACCATGATTCATGACTTTGAACAAAACACTTCTCAACTGAATCATCAAAAACAACAACTTAAATCGATTGCATCACCCCAAGTTTTTGAAAATAAAATTTTAAAAACGACCGCACAAAAAACAGAAAATGAAATTCAAGATCAAATTTATCATCTTAATGAACGGCTCAATATTCAATTGTTAGATGATGTGAAGTCCGTTTTTAATGGCCAAATGACGAACACAGATGATTTTAAGAAAGAAAAGCAGATCGCTTCCAAATTATTTTTAGATCAAATTCATCAAAAGCTATATTTGGAACAAACGCTAATGGTAGAACGACTCAAAAAATTCTATTCTGCACAATTGAATCATCAATTAGCTCCAACTTTAAAAGCACTACAAGAACTTCATGTACTCGTACAAGCAAATGAACCCGTTCAACTCGAACAATTAGAAACTGCATTTTTAAAAATTGATTTGGAAACATTTGTTCAAAATTTACCAAAACAATTAACTAAAAAAAGAATGATTCAAGCTAATGCACAAAAAGATATCCAAGAAACCGTTAAACAGCAAACGCTCATACAACTTCAAAAGCCGCTAGAATCACTCAAAGCTGCATTATTGAAGCTAAATGAAACATTGAATCAACAAGGTGCAGACAAACTCGAACACCTTGAACACGAAGCTCAAAAAGAAATCAAAGAAGCACTTTCATATACAGTAGATAACACATTAATTAAACAATTAAAAACTGTGCTTCCAAATTTAAAAACGACATTAGAAATTGAGGATTAA
- a CDS encoding 5'-3' exonuclease, translated as MTKKILLIDGMALLFRHFYATSVHKQFMRNSNGIPTNGTQGFVRHIFTAIKNAQPTHVAVCWDMGKATFRNDIFDGYKQNRPEPPEELIPQFNHVKQVAEALGFHNLGILNFEADDVMGTIAKQYEANSDTQVIIVTGDRDLLQCATHNVEIWLIKKGFTEYQKYDQNAFTEHYQLHPKQLIDIKAFMGDTADGYPGVKGIGEKTALKLIQQYHSVEGVLENIHALTPGQQKKINTHIEDLKLSKRLAQIEEHVPLNVPELEQQITYEHNIDKTLEVCHLHELYVSYKYLRTLYL; from the coding sequence ATGACTAAGAAAATATTGCTTATTGACGGCATGGCACTTTTGTTCAGGCATTTTTATGCAACAAGTGTCCACAAACAATTTATGCGCAATTCAAATGGTATCCCTACAAACGGAACACAAGGCTTTGTACGCCATATATTTACCGCTATCAAAAACGCACAACCAACACACGTAGCAGTGTGTTGGGATATGGGGAAAGCTACATTTCGCAATGACATTTTTGATGGCTATAAGCAAAATCGACCTGAGCCACCTGAAGAACTCATCCCGCAATTTAATCACGTCAAACAAGTAGCCGAAGCCCTTGGATTTCATAACTTAGGTATTTTAAATTTCGAAGCAGATGACGTGATGGGGACGATAGCTAAACAATACGAAGCTAATTCTGATACACAAGTCATTATCGTTACAGGAGATAGAGATTTACTTCAATGCGCTACTCATAACGTTGAAATATGGTTGATTAAAAAAGGATTTACAGAATATCAAAAATATGATCAAAACGCTTTTACAGAGCACTATCAACTTCATCCTAAACAACTTATTGATATTAAAGCTTTTATGGGAGACACCGCAGATGGTTATCCAGGGGTCAAAGGAATCGGAGAAAAAACAGCACTTAAATTAATACAACAATACCATTCCGTCGAAGGCGTACTTGAAAATATACACGCCTTAACACCAGGTCAACAAAAGAAAATTAATACACATATCGAAGATTTAAAACTTTCAAAACGTTTAGCTCAAATCGAGGAACATGTTCCTTTAAATGTACCTGAACTTGAACAACAGATTACTTACGAACACAACATAGATAAAACTTTAGAAGTTTGCCATTTGCATGAGCTATATGTCTCATACAAATACCTTCGCACCCTCTACCTATAA
- a CDS encoding ribonuclease HI family protein has translation MAKIYFDAASQGNPGLSTYGVVIVEENKRYTFSNVLGEMENHEAEWEALLVALKEAKQLNIENALIHTDSKLIEDAVNCEFVKNRKYKHYLEDYLHATAHFQLCFVKWIPREQNKEANMLAQTQLYRYTKPKSKKRLT, from the coding sequence ATGGCGAAAATATATTTTGATGCAGCATCACAAGGTAATCCTGGTTTAAGCACTTACGGTGTTGTAATTGTTGAAGAAAATAAAAGATATACTTTTTCTAATGTTTTAGGTGAAATGGAAAACCATGAAGCAGAATGGGAAGCATTATTAGTTGCGTTGAAAGAAGCAAAACAGCTTAATATTGAAAATGCTTTAATTCATACCGATTCAAAGCTGATAGAGGATGCTGTAAACTGCGAGTTTGTAAAAAATCGTAAGTATAAACATTATTTAGAAGATTATCTTCATGCTACCGCACATTTTCAACTTTGTTTCGTGAAATGGATTCCAAGAGAACAAAATAAAGAAGCGAATATGCTTGCACAGACGCAATTGTATCGTTATACGAAGCCAAAATCTAAAAAACGCTTAACATGA
- a CDS encoding queuosine precursor transporter, whose product MFNEWLGLIAFLATFLLMIVMFRLFGQQGLMIWVAMGTIIANIQVLKTVDIFTISATLGNVMFASIYLATDILNDIYGRKVAKRAVWMGFSSALIMIILMQISLAFYPSRADVSQEALSAIFDLVPRIAFASVVAYLIGQYVDVMIFNCIKRMFSSDRTFFIRAYGSTMLSSIIDTGIFVVFAFLGGPLPNDVVFEIFVTTYVLKLMTTIFNVPFGYWAKSLYRKGKIRDSVQD is encoded by the coding sequence ATGTTTAATGAATGGTTAGGTCTAATAGCCTTTTTAGCTACATTTTTACTTATGATTGTGATGTTTCGTTTATTTGGACAACAAGGTTTAATGATTTGGGTTGCAATGGGTACAATTATTGCTAATATTCAGGTCCTCAAAACGGTAGACATATTTACTATTTCTGCAACATTAGGTAATGTGATGTTTGCATCTATTTATTTAGCGACAGACATTTTAAACGATATTTACGGGCGTAAAGTTGCTAAAAGAGCAGTTTGGATGGGCTTCTCTTCTGCTTTAATCATGATTATTTTGATGCAAATTTCACTGGCTTTTTATCCGAGTCGTGCTGATGTTTCTCAAGAAGCCTTAAGTGCGATTTTCGATTTAGTACCTAGAATCGCATTTGCATCTGTCGTTGCTTATCTCATCGGACAATATGTGGATGTTATGATCTTTAATTGCATCAAGCGCATGTTTAGTTCAGATAGAACATTTTTTATACGCGCATATGGAAGTACAATGTTAAGCTCAATCATTGATACCGGAATTTTTGTTGTTTTCGCATTTTTGGGTGGTCCTCTTCCAAATGACGTCGTATTTGAAATTTTTGTTACAACATATGTCCTAAAATTAATGACGACGATTTTTAATGTACCGTTTGGTTATTGGGCTAAAAGTTTATACCGTAAAGGTAAAATTCGAGATTCTGTTCAAGACTAA
- a CDS encoding zinc-finger domain-containing protein, which produces MFTESKKRAISKIDNLMNQYCEHCLIKTHIRKSQNKTQAHHFCINECSIGKQIQQLGNELQ; this is translated from the coding sequence GTGTTCACAGAATCTAAAAAACGCGCGATTTCCAAAATTGACAATTTGATGAACCAATATTGCGAGCATTGTTTAATTAAGACGCATATTCGAAAGTCGCAAAATAAAACACAAGCGCATCATTTTTGTATTAATGAATGCTCTATTGGAAAACAAATACAACAATTGGGAAATGAACTACAATAG